A section of the Streptomyces sp. SCL15-4 genome encodes:
- a CDS encoding NlpC/P60 family protein encodes MSGVLLRLAGTAAVAAQAVLAPVSAAAVPDPRPSVSAPGAQPAPAAPGAQPSVARLLTDLQRLYRETERATETYNATTEKLERQRAEVARLDEELARARLALRSTRLDAGRLARQQYQSGGGLGPYVRLLLARDPQHALDEGHVIGELARERARTVARLTGAERRQDALARAARKALDTQLGLAARQKRQRDDVRTRLAGVERALAALTADQLAAVARLEEQQVAEAQRELTTAGALPAGDRPAAPAAGAAGAAGAAGAAGAAGAAERAVRYALDQVGKPYRWGAAGPDAYDCSGLTSRAWVRAGVAVPRTSQEQWARLARVPLDRLRPGDLVVYFPEATHVAMYVGDGKVVQAPRPGGKVKVSPLASHPVLGAVRPGTGQLG; translated from the coding sequence GTGTCAGGAGTGCTTCTGCGTCTGGCCGGTACGGCCGCGGTGGCGGCCCAGGCCGTCCTCGCGCCCGTGTCCGCCGCGGCCGTACCGGACCCACGGCCGTCCGTGTCCGCGCCCGGCGCCCAGCCGGCCCCGGCCGCGCCCGGCGCACAGCCGTCGGTGGCCCGGCTGCTGACGGACCTTCAGCGGCTGTACCGGGAAACCGAGCGGGCCACCGAGACCTACAACGCCACCACGGAGAAGCTGGAGCGGCAGCGCGCCGAGGTGGCCCGGCTGGACGAGGAACTCGCCCGCGCCCGGCTGGCCCTGCGGAGCACGCGGCTGGACGCCGGCCGGCTGGCCCGGCAGCAGTACCAGAGCGGCGGCGGTCTCGGCCCCTACGTCCGCCTCCTGCTCGCGCGCGATCCGCAGCACGCGCTGGACGAGGGACATGTCATCGGGGAGCTGGCGCGCGAACGGGCCCGTACGGTGGCCCGGCTGACCGGCGCGGAGCGGCGCCAGGACGCCCTGGCCCGCGCGGCCCGCAAGGCGCTGGACACCCAGCTCGGCCTGGCCGCCCGGCAGAAGAGACAACGCGACGACGTCCGCACCAGGCTGGCCGGCGTGGAACGCGCACTGGCCGCCCTCACCGCGGACCAGCTCGCGGCCGTGGCCCGGCTGGAGGAACAGCAGGTCGCCGAGGCCCAGCGCGAACTGACCACCGCGGGCGCCCTGCCCGCCGGCGACCGCCCTGCCGCACCGGCGGCCGGCGCCGCCGGTGCCGCCGGTGCCGCCGGTGCCGCCGGTGCCGCCGGTGCCGCCGAGCGCGCGGTCCGCTACGCGCTGGACCAGGTCGGCAAGCCGTACCGGTGGGGCGCGGCGGGTCCCGACGCCTACGACTGCTCGGGGCTGACCTCGCGGGCCTGGGTCCGGGCGGGCGTCGCGGTGCCGCGCACCAGCCAGGAGCAGTGGGCCCGGCTGGCCAGGGTCCCGCTGGACCGGCTGCGCCCGGGAGACCTGGTGGTGTACTTCCCCGAGGCGACCCACGTGGCGATGTACGTGGGGGACGGGAAGGTCGTCCAGGCGCCGAGACCGGGCGGGAAGGTGAAGGTCTCGCCCCTCGCCTCCCATCCGGTGCTCGGCGCGGTCCGGCCGGGTACGGGCCAGCTCGGCTAG
- a CDS encoding styrene monooxygenase/indole monooxygenase family protein, which yields MRKILVVGAGQSGLQLALGLQSHGYEVTLMSNRTPDEIRTGRVMSTQCMFHTALQHERDLQLNFWESQAPKIEGLGVSVAAPGSHDPGPTQRAIDWVGRLDGFAQSVDQRVKMAGWMETFAQRGGQLVIHGAAVGDLDYFSRTYDLVLVAAGKGELVSMFARDPERSPYAEPQRALAVAYVHGLGPRPEHPEFDAVRCNLVPGVGELFVMPTLTLSGRADILFWEGIPGGPLDAFRGVKDPAEHLSLTLELMRKFTPWEYARATKAELTDAGGTLAGRYAPTVRNPVGRLPSGGLVLGVADVVVANDPITGQGSNSASKCAAAYLASILEHGDKPFDEEWMRATFDRYWATAQHVTKWTNAMLAPPPEHVLNLIGAAGSLQPVADRFANAFNDPADFEDFFYDPEKTAAYLGSLTGA from the coding sequence ATGCGGAAGATACTCGTCGTAGGAGCCGGCCAGTCCGGCCTCCAGCTCGCCCTCGGCCTGCAGTCGCACGGCTACGAGGTCACCCTGATGTCGAACCGGACCCCGGACGAGATCCGCACCGGTCGCGTCATGTCGACGCAGTGCATGTTCCACACGGCACTCCAGCACGAGCGCGACCTCCAGCTGAACTTCTGGGAGTCCCAGGCCCCGAAGATCGAGGGACTCGGCGTCTCGGTCGCCGCGCCCGGCTCGCACGACCCGGGCCCCACCCAGCGGGCCATCGACTGGGTGGGCAGGCTGGACGGGTTCGCGCAGTCGGTGGACCAGCGGGTGAAGATGGCCGGCTGGATGGAGACCTTCGCGCAGCGCGGCGGCCAGCTGGTCATCCACGGCGCGGCCGTCGGCGACCTGGACTACTTCTCCCGCACCTACGACCTCGTCCTGGTCGCGGCCGGCAAGGGCGAGCTGGTGTCGATGTTCGCCCGCGACCCCGAGCGCTCCCCGTACGCAGAGCCGCAGCGGGCGCTGGCGGTGGCGTACGTGCACGGCCTCGGCCCGCGCCCGGAGCACCCGGAGTTCGACGCGGTCCGCTGCAACCTGGTCCCCGGCGTCGGCGAACTGTTCGTCATGCCGACCCTGACCCTGTCCGGGCGGGCCGACATCCTGTTCTGGGAGGGCATACCCGGCGGCCCGCTCGACGCCTTCCGCGGCGTCAAGGACCCGGCCGAGCACCTCTCCCTGACCCTGGAACTCATGCGGAAGTTCACGCCCTGGGAGTACGCGCGGGCCACGAAGGCCGAACTGACCGACGCGGGCGGCACGCTGGCCGGACGCTACGCCCCGACCGTGCGCAACCCCGTCGGCCGGCTGCCCTCGGGCGGTCTGGTGCTGGGCGTGGCCGACGTGGTCGTGGCCAACGACCCGATCACCGGCCAGGGCTCCAACTCGGCGTCCAAGTGCGCGGCGGCGTACCTGGCGTCGATCCTGGAGCACGGCGACAAGCCCTTCGACGAGGAGTGGATGCGGGCCACCTTCGACCGCTACTGGGCCACCGCGCAGCACGTCACCAAGTGGACCAACGCCATGCTGGCGCCGCCGCCGGAGCACGTGCTGAACCTCATCGGCGCGGCCGGCTCGCTCCAGCCCGTGGCGGACCGTTTCGCCAACGCGTTCAACGACCCGGCCGACTTCGAGGACTTCTTCTACGACCCGGAGAAGACGGCCGCCTACCTGGGGTCGCTCACGGGAGCCTGA
- a CDS encoding GTP-binding protein yields the protein MDSAVSDATAAFGGPSLAGSFAEPDEDLKSWQTDRTRAPIATKIVVAGGFGVGKTTLVTSVSEITPLQTEALMTEASEGTDDLSATPGKLTTTVAMDFGRITLDDDLVLYLFGTPGQQRFWFMWDDLVRGAIGAVVMADTRRLKDCFPALDYFESCGLPYVVAVNHFDGSERFEPEDVREALTIPAHIPVMIMDARRRFSVIETLLALVGHALDETPE from the coding sequence GTGGACTCCGCCGTCTCTGACGCCACCGCCGCCTTCGGGGGCCCGTCCCTCGCCGGCTCCTTCGCCGAGCCGGACGAGGACCTGAAGTCCTGGCAGACCGACCGCACGCGCGCTCCCATCGCGACGAAGATCGTGGTGGCGGGCGGCTTCGGCGTCGGCAAGACAACCCTGGTCACCTCCGTCTCGGAGATCACGCCTTTGCAGACCGAGGCGCTGATGACCGAGGCCAGCGAGGGCACCGACGACCTGTCGGCCACGCCGGGCAAGCTCACCACCACCGTGGCCATGGACTTCGGCCGCATCACGCTCGACGACGACCTGGTGCTCTACCTGTTCGGCACGCCGGGCCAGCAGCGGTTCTGGTTCATGTGGGACGACCTGGTGCGCGGCGCGATCGGCGCCGTCGTCATGGCCGACACCCGCCGCCTGAAGGACTGTTTCCCCGCGCTGGACTACTTCGAGAGCTGCGGGCTGCCGTACGTCGTCGCGGTCAACCACTTCGACGGCAGCGAGCGGTTCGAGCCGGAGGACGTCCGGGAGGCGCTGACGATACCGGCGCACATCCCTGTCATGATCATGGACGCGCGACGGCGGTTCTCGGTCATCGAGACCCTCCTGGCCCTCGTCGGCCACGCGCTGGACGAAACCCCCGAGTAG
- a CDS encoding DUF742 domain-containing protein, with product MSGPANEPGKQRLPVRGGDRKPARVRPYSLTGGRTRFGHVLLVETFVAALDAPEERKELTQGSQGTPGMPEMRAIVELCRRMRTVAEIAALLKMPLGVVRVLLSDLADQGKIRVYGTGTGHGTGRPDRALLERVLSGLRRL from the coding sequence GTGAGCGGCCCCGCGAACGAGCCCGGCAAGCAGCGGCTCCCGGTACGCGGCGGCGACCGCAAACCCGCCCGCGTCCGCCCCTACTCGCTCACCGGCGGCCGTACCCGCTTCGGCCACGTCCTCCTCGTGGAGACGTTCGTCGCCGCGCTGGACGCCCCGGAGGAGCGCAAGGAACTGACGCAAGGCTCGCAGGGCACCCCGGGCATGCCCGAGATGCGGGCCATCGTCGAACTGTGCCGCCGTATGCGCACGGTGGCCGAGATTGCCGCGCTGCTGAAGATGCCGCTCGGCGTGGTCCGCGTTCTCCTGAGCGACCTCGCGGACCAGGGAAAGATCCGTGTGTACGGCACCGGAACCGGTCACGGCACCGGCCGCCCGGACCGCGCGCTGCTGGAAAGGGTGCTGAGTGGACTCCGCCGTCTCTGA
- a CDS encoding roadblock/LC7 domain-containing protein, whose protein sequence is MTAPTTYGLSSEARNLHWLLTNLVEEVPGIQSVAVVSSDGLLLLSSDPAHTEQSRAARPAKGPRGSSADLATIVSGIGSLTVGAARLLEFGGVKHTMIAMDEGSLFVMSISDGSLLGVHGSAECDMSVVAYHMALFVGRAGHVLTPELRSELRKSMESESTGSTR, encoded by the coding sequence TTGACCGCGCCCACAACCTACGGACTGAGCAGTGAAGCCCGTAACCTGCACTGGCTGCTGACCAACCTGGTCGAGGAAGTACCCGGCATCCAGTCCGTCGCCGTGGTCTCCTCGGACGGACTGCTGCTGCTGTCGTCCGACCCGGCCCACACGGAGCAGTCCCGTGCGGCCCGCCCGGCGAAGGGCCCGCGCGGGTCCTCCGCCGACCTCGCCACCATCGTCTCCGGCATCGGCAGCCTCACCGTGGGCGCCGCCCGGCTGCTGGAGTTCGGCGGGGTCAAGCACACCATGATCGCGATGGACGAAGGCAGCCTGTTCGTGATGTCGATCAGCGACGGCTCGCTGCTCGGCGTGCACGGCAGCGCCGAGTGCGACATGAGCGTCGTGGCATACCACATGGCGCTGTTCGTGGGCCGTGCCGGGCATGTCCTGACGCCCGAACTCCGCAGCGAGCTGCGGAAATCCATGGAGTCCGAGTCGACGGGGAGCACCCGGTGA
- a CDS encoding nitrate- and nitrite sensing domain-containing protein, which produces MRAPVQKKRPRRTGSQPAPAGTVPQTPVGTGRPTHVRSRLIVAVAVVAAAVAGAGAPALLTASRDVGDSQELVTLATRTQDALTLAHSLADERDEVTSYVAAGRPRSKAPTEDRSARVDRQAGELRADPDLPGRLRTALDGVDKARRAALTGRTDALRTHQAYSAAITELHRLAERLAERMPPRAGSGAHALAELDSAVQQSAAARGLLLAALNVPSHERTVIDPVTGLPTTSATGSDAERKQRDALTAAARQAGLRADAALAGFRATAPEAAVDSYDSTVTGAEVNSAEKYLATLTDQPSLADIEPTVGAKKLDAALSARVDLMRGAESALYDHRTKDLEKLRDDDVTALEIRVAVLGVLLLVAVGIATAMARSLTRPLSVLRRGSARLAEAEDPAAQDPIAFTGRNDEFAQVVRSVNALHAHAAALHERVATLETDRKHLVGQRQKMADAREELRAELAESAAQLERLRTSIGSTFVNLALRTLGLVERQLAVIEGLEEREQDPERLSTLFKLDHFATVMRRHSENLLVLAGTEHVQQHPGPVPLVDVVRAAVSEIERYERVRIAALPPHAHVAGFAADDLSHLLAELMENATSFSPPDLPVEVSGWLLESGEVMLSVQDEGIGVAKERLARLNARLTDFDPRSLYDQEDADGLGLGLYVVARLAHRHGARVQLREQKQGGTAAVVVLPAQLLAEAPATTLPPTTASSSTTGTFTLPGADAEANSNVLRARTKDPLVALAEQAVRDTHEQATPPAGPAETRPKPAETPAETTMELLLPAPQEEPAEPAKAPAADDRDTPAGPAAADDATGGADATPEADGEADEPERLTSKGLPKRTPKITAPAAPSRQRGTRVDAEALRRRLGGFRNGAAAGYRDVEAEIAEKTAGHRRPTSYAHAEEATGGTAEEASS; this is translated from the coding sequence ATGCGAGCACCGGTGCAGAAGAAGCGGCCTCGGCGCACAGGCAGTCAGCCGGCCCCCGCGGGGACCGTCCCGCAGACCCCCGTGGGCACCGGCCGCCCCACCCATGTGCGCAGCCGGCTGATCGTCGCCGTCGCCGTGGTGGCCGCCGCCGTGGCCGGAGCCGGCGCGCCCGCGCTGCTCACCGCCTCGCGGGACGTCGGCGACAGCCAGGAACTGGTGACGCTCGCCACCCGCACCCAGGACGCGCTCACCCTCGCCCACTCCCTCGCCGACGAACGCGACGAGGTCACCTCCTACGTCGCGGCCGGCCGCCCCAGGTCCAAGGCGCCCACCGAGGACCGCAGTGCCCGCGTGGACCGGCAGGCCGGGGAACTGCGGGCCGACCCCGACCTCCCGGGCCGCCTGCGCACCGCGCTCGACGGCGTCGACAAGGCCCGCCGGGCCGCCCTCACCGGCCGCACCGACGCCCTCCGGACCCATCAGGCCTACTCGGCGGCGATCACCGAACTGCACCGCCTCGCCGAGCGGCTGGCCGAGCGGATGCCCCCGCGGGCCGGCTCCGGCGCCCACGCCCTCGCCGAACTGGACTCGGCCGTCCAGCAGTCCGCCGCCGCCCGCGGCCTGCTGCTGGCCGCGCTGAACGTCCCCTCCCACGAACGCACGGTCATCGACCCCGTCACCGGCCTGCCCACCACCTCCGCCACCGGCAGCGACGCGGAGCGCAAGCAGCGCGACGCGCTCACCGCCGCCGCCCGGCAGGCCGGGCTGCGCGCCGACGCGGCCCTCGCCGGCTTCCGCGCGACCGCCCCCGAGGCGGCCGTCGACTCCTACGACTCCACGGTCACCGGAGCCGAGGTCAACTCGGCCGAGAAGTACCTGGCCACGCTCACCGACCAGCCGTCCCTCGCCGACATCGAGCCGACCGTCGGCGCCAAGAAGCTGGACGCGGCCCTGTCCGCCCGCGTCGACCTGATGCGCGGCGCCGAGTCCGCGCTCTACGACCACCGCACCAAGGACCTGGAGAAGCTCCGGGACGACGACGTCACCGCCCTGGAGATCCGCGTCGCCGTCCTCGGCGTGCTGCTGCTGGTCGCGGTCGGCATCGCCACCGCCATGGCCCGCAGTCTGACCCGCCCGCTGTCGGTGCTGCGCCGCGGCTCGGCCCGCCTGGCCGAGGCCGAGGACCCCGCGGCCCAGGACCCGATCGCCTTCACCGGCCGCAACGACGAGTTCGCCCAGGTGGTGCGCTCGGTCAACGCGCTGCACGCGCACGCCGCCGCCCTGCACGAGCGGGTGGCCACCCTGGAGACCGACCGCAAGCACCTGGTGGGCCAGCGCCAGAAGATGGCCGACGCCCGCGAGGAACTGCGCGCCGAACTCGCCGAGTCCGCCGCCCAGCTGGAGCGGCTGCGCACCAGCATCGGCTCCACCTTCGTCAACCTGGCCCTGCGCACCCTGGGCCTGGTCGAGCGCCAGCTCGCGGTCATCGAGGGCCTGGAGGAGCGGGAGCAGGACCCCGAGCGCCTGTCCACCCTGTTCAAGCTGGACCACTTCGCCACGGTCATGCGCCGGCACAGCGAGAACCTGCTGGTCCTCGCCGGCACCGAGCACGTCCAGCAGCACCCCGGCCCGGTGCCGCTGGTCGACGTGGTCCGGGCGGCGGTCAGCGAGATCGAGCGCTACGAACGCGTCCGCATCGCCGCCCTGCCCCCGCACGCCCACGTGGCCGGATTCGCCGCCGACGACCTCTCCCACCTGCTGGCCGAACTGATGGAGAACGCCACCTCGTTCTCCCCGCCGGACCTGCCGGTGGAGGTCTCCGGCTGGCTCCTGGAGTCGGGCGAGGTCATGCTCTCGGTCCAGGACGAGGGCATCGGCGTGGCCAAGGAGCGGCTGGCCCGCCTCAACGCCCGCCTCACCGACTTCGACCCCCGGTCCCTCTACGACCAGGAGGACGCCGACGGCCTCGGCCTCGGCCTGTACGTCGTCGCGCGCCTCGCCCACCGCCACGGCGCGCGGGTCCAGCTGCGCGAGCAGAAGCAGGGCGGCACGGCGGCGGTCGTGGTCCTGCCGGCCCAGCTCCTCGCCGAGGCCCCGGCGACGACGCTCCCGCCGACGACCGCGTCCTCCAGCACCACGGGCACCTTCACCCTCCCCGGCGCCGACGCGGAGGCCAACTCCAACGTCCTGCGGGCCCGTACCAAGGACCCGCTGGTGGCCCTGGCCGAACAGGCCGTACGGGACACCCACGAACAGGCCACCCCTCCCGCCGGCCCCGCGGAGACCCGTCCCAAGCCGGCGGAGACCCCGGCCGAGACCACGATGGAACTCCTCCTGCCGGCACCCCAGGAGGAGCCGGCGGAACCGGCGAAGGCCCCGGCCGCCGACGACCGGGACACCCCGGCGGGACCGGCCGCAGCCGACGACGCAACGGGCGGTGCGGACGCCACCCCGGAGGCCGACGGCGAGGCCGACGAGCCGGAGCGGCTCACCAGCAAGGGTCTCCCCAAGCGCACACCCAAGATCACCGCCCCCGCCGCCCCGTCCCGCCAGCGAGGCACCCGCGTCGACGCCGAGGCCCTGCGCCGCAGGCTCGGCGGCTTCCGCAACGGCGCCGCGGCCGGCTACCGAGACGTGGAGGCGGAGATCGCCGAGAAGACGGCCGGCCACCGGCGGCCGACCAGTTACGCACACGCCGAAGAAGCCACGGGGGGCACAGCCGAGGAGGCAAGCAGTTGA
- a CDS encoding protein phosphatase 2C domain-containing protein: MRTDLVSEPGDATRPNEDFAGVGLPASGQGGCVVVLDGVTSPSGGTGCLHSVPWFTARLGGALTELTVSGRDLTLPEILARAIRRTADAHADTCDLSHPRTPQATVALARWSAAEVEYLVLCDSALLLRGSDGAVTAVLDDRLARLPRSALASDAVVDAHVRNKEGGFFTAAADPAVAARAVTGVLPRDAVRALAALTDGATRWTETFGEGDWTALFDVVAEEGARSLVERVRELEAADREERVFLGRGKTHDDATVVYAEL, translated from the coding sequence GTGCGCACTGATCTCGTTTCGGAACCCGGCGACGCGACCCGACCCAACGAGGACTTCGCCGGTGTCGGACTACCCGCCTCCGGACAGGGAGGTTGCGTGGTCGTCCTGGACGGAGTGACGTCGCCGAGCGGTGGGACGGGCTGTCTGCACTCCGTGCCCTGGTTCACCGCGCGACTGGGCGGGGCGCTGACCGAACTGACCGTTTCCGGCCGAGATCTGACGCTGCCGGAGATTCTCGCGCGGGCGATCCGGCGCACCGCCGACGCCCACGCGGACACCTGTGACCTTTCTCACCCGCGAACGCCCCAGGCAACCGTCGCCCTGGCCCGCTGGTCGGCCGCCGAGGTCGAGTACCTGGTGCTGTGCGACTCGGCGCTGCTGCTGCGGGGGTCCGACGGGGCGGTGACCGCGGTGCTGGACGACCGGCTCGCCCGGCTGCCGCGCTCCGCGCTGGCCTCGGACGCCGTGGTCGACGCGCACGTGCGCAACAAGGAGGGCGGCTTCTTCACGGCCGCCGCCGACCCGGCCGTGGCCGCCCGCGCGGTCACCGGTGTGCTGCCCCGGGACGCGGTGCGGGCGCTGGCCGCGCTGACGGACGGCGCGACCCGCTGGACGGAGACGTTCGGCGAGGGTGACTGGACGGCGCTGTTCGATGTGGTCGCCGAGGAGGGTGCCCGGTCGCTGGTCGAGCGGGTACGGGAGCTGGAGGCGGCGGACCGGGAGGAGCGGGTGTTCCTGGGGCGGGGCAAGACGCACGACGACGCGACGGTGGTGTACGCGGAGCTGTGA
- a CDS encoding MarR family winged helix-turn-helix transcriptional regulator has protein sequence MHEDRNSGGLHAASQMTPSGADQEFLALERELTVLLRRARANQAEMAREVHPDLESSAYGLLIRLDELGGQRATELAAYIGVGKATMSRQLRALEELGLIAREPDPADGRAWLVTLTEEGSRRVGTVREARRARYVRQLAHWDRREVAELARLLHGLNDVMAK, from the coding sequence GTGCACGAGGACAGAAACAGCGGGGGACTTCACGCCGCCAGCCAGATGACGCCCAGTGGTGCAGACCAGGAATTCCTGGCGCTGGAACGCGAGTTGACCGTGCTGCTGCGGCGCGCCCGGGCCAACCAGGCCGAGATGGCCCGCGAGGTCCACCCCGACCTGGAGTCCTCCGCCTACGGCCTGCTCATCCGGCTGGACGAACTGGGCGGCCAGCGCGCCACCGAACTCGCCGCCTACATCGGCGTCGGCAAGGCCACCATGTCCCGGCAGCTGCGCGCCCTGGAGGAACTCGGCCTGATCGCCCGCGAACCCGACCCGGCCGACGGCCGCGCCTGGCTGGTCACCCTCACCGAGGAGGGCAGCCGCCGCGTCGGCACCGTCCGCGAGGCCCGCCGCGCCCGCTACGTCCGCCAGCTCGCCCACTGGGACCGCCGCGAGGTCGCCGAGCTGGCCCGGCTGCTGCACGGGCTGAACGACGTCATGGCGAAATAG
- a CDS encoding lysozyme codes for MTVLRPGPTRRIRPLRPRPAAVLVTALLAALSLTLPLTSARAADAPGRGSAYMGIGVLAHDGRDGTPSTGDATQTEGVDVSAYQGNVAWSTLWGSGVRWAYTKATEGTYYTNPYFAQQYNGSYNVGMIRGAYHFATPDTTSGATQANYFVDHGGGWSGDGKTLPGALDIEWNPYGAACYGKTASQMVGWIADFINTYKARTGRYAVIYTATSWWTQCTGNYGGFATNNPLWIARYATDPGTLPAGWSFYTMWQYTSSGPTVGDHDKFNGALDRVQALANG; via the coding sequence ATGACCGTGCTCAGACCCGGTCCCACCCGTCGTATCCGCCCGCTCCGCCCGCGCCCCGCGGCCGTCCTCGTCACGGCCCTGCTCGCGGCGCTCTCCCTCACGCTGCCCCTCACCTCCGCCCGGGCCGCGGACGCGCCCGGCCGCGGCTCCGCCTACATGGGCATCGGCGTCCTCGCCCACGACGGCCGGGACGGCACCCCCAGCACCGGCGACGCCACCCAGACCGAGGGCGTGGACGTCTCGGCGTACCAGGGCAACGTCGCCTGGTCCACGCTGTGGGGCAGCGGGGTGCGCTGGGCGTACACGAAGGCGACGGAAGGCACGTACTACACGAACCCGTACTTCGCCCAGCAGTACAACGGCTCCTACAACGTGGGCATGATCCGCGGCGCCTACCACTTCGCCACCCCGGACACCACCAGCGGCGCCACCCAGGCCAACTACTTCGTCGACCACGGCGGCGGCTGGTCGGGTGACGGCAAGACCCTGCCCGGCGCCCTCGACATCGAGTGGAACCCGTACGGCGCCGCCTGCTACGGCAAGACCGCGAGCCAGATGGTCGGCTGGATCGCCGACTTCATCAACACCTACAAGGCGCGCACCGGGCGGTACGCCGTGATCTACACGGCCACCAGCTGGTGGACCCAGTGCACCGGCAACTACGGCGGCTTCGCGACGAACAACCCGCTGTGGATCGCCCGCTACGCCACCGACCCGGGGACGCTGCCGGCCGGGTGGTCGTTCTACACGATGTGGCAGTACACCTCCTCCGGCCCGACCGTCGGCGACCACGACAAGTTCAACGGCGCCCTGGACCGGGTGCAGGCACTGGCCAACGGCTGA